The genome window CACGCCTATCATGCGCGCCGCAACCCCTATTGGATATATAGGAGTCTGCGGATCCGGGAAGTCGGTTTGTCTTTTGGGTCTGATTTTTGCCATTTCGCATTTTTATTTGTCTTAAATTTAAAAAAGTTGTAATTATTAATTCCTTTAATATTGAATATTAAAATTGTCAATATTTTTTAAAAAATTTTTATATATTTTATAAAGTCTATCATAATGGCGCAAAATGATCCCTTGATTTTTTAAAAAGGATCATTTTGCGCTATATTTTTTATATAAAATGCAAATTAAATTGTAAAGTTCAGTTGCCAAATATTAAATTAACAAAATGTAACATATTATTTTTACAATAAAATTGTCATAAATAAACTGTCATAAGTTATAAAATTATAAAAAGGTATCCATCTTGCAATTTATATAAAACAAAGGACAAAAAAAACGAAAATGAGCCATAGATGAATTGGCTGAAAGGAGCCGAAAAATGAGCGCCCTGACACTATTAGTCCAAAAAATAAATTTATATCTGAAAGATAGTCCGAGAGACAATACACAGACAAAAGATACAGAGGCTTTTAATTTCAGCGAGGCCTTTTGGTTCACTACGACATTTCTCCTTTTCCTTGCGCTCGGGCCTTTTTCGGCAATCGCTGTGGTCTTTGGGGTACTTTCCCTGGCCGGGAAGGGTGATGAAGGCAATGTACCATGTGAAGACTGCAATTAAAAAATGAGAAAATAAATCTTAAGGAGGAAAAAGATGGACACGACAAACGTATCGATCGGCTCATTGGCTGAACAAAGGATGGCCAGCCCTGTGGTCAACAAACTCACACTGCTGTCATTCTTGCTGATGGCGGCCGGCCTGGGGACAGGCGTAGCTGGCTTTTTTGTAGGGCATCAGCATCTCTATGCGGTTACAAGAGATGTGCCGTGGGGGATTCTGATTTCTACCTATGCATTTTTCGCGATTACATCCACCGGACTCTGCCTGTTGGCAGCTATAGGCCATGCCTTCGGCGGGACCCCGGTGGCCCAGTTGGGGAACAGAGCGGTCTATCTCTCTATCATAACGATACTCTCTGCCTTTTCAGTCATCGGTCTTGAGCTTGAGAGCCCGTGGCGTATGCTTGTTTACAACGTAATCTCGCCCAATCTTACATCCAACATCTGGTGGATGGGTACACTTTATGGCCTTGCCGTGGGCTGTATGTTCATCGAATTTATTGCCATATTAACGGGTAGGCTGGGCATGGCGTTGGCTATCGGTGCATTGGGTGCCTTGTCCGAAGTGGGTGCCAATACGAATCTGGGAGCTGTATTTGCAACACTCACCGCCCGCCCGTTCTGGTACGGGGCGCAGCTTCCGGTCTATTTCCTGTGTGCGGCGGTCATGTCAGGCGCAGCTGCAATAATACTTTTCACCTATTTGTCCTATAGGCTTAGGGGCGAAGAGGTAGACGATGGCACAATGTCGGGTATACGGAGTGCAGGCAAGGTGCTTCTTTTGACCATCTTTCTCCTGGCGGTGGCTACTGTGTGGAGAATCCTATCTCTATATACTGGAGGCTCCGAAGAAGGCATAATTGCCACAAATAACCTGCTTTATGGGCCTCTTTCTACCAATTTCTGGCTTTTTGAAACGGCGATTGGCATTGTGATCCCAATGGTCATCCTTGTCTTTACCCAAATAAAGAGCATGCCTGCTATGGCGGCGGCTTCCCTCATGGTCCTTATAGGCGGTTTTTTTCAGAGGTATGACTTGGTGGTTGCAGGCCAACAGGTCCCCCTCTTTT of Dissulfurimicrobium hydrothermale contains these proteins:
- the nrfD gene encoding NrfD/PsrC family molybdoenzyme membrane anchor subunit yields the protein MDTTNVSIGSLAEQRMASPVVNKLTLLSFLLMAAGLGTGVAGFFVGHQHLYAVTRDVPWGILISTYAFFAITSTGLCLLAAIGHAFGGTPVAQLGNRAVYLSIITILSAFSVIGLELESPWRMLVYNVISPNLTSNIWWMGTLYGLAVGCMFIEFIAILTGRLGMALAIGALGALSEVGANTNLGAVFATLTARPFWYGAQLPVYFLCAAVMSGAAAIILFTYLSYRLRGEEVDDGTMSGIRSAGKVLLLTIFLLAVATVWRILSLYTGGSEEGIIATNNLLYGPLSTNFWLFETAIGIVIPMVILVFTQIKSMPAMAAASLMVLIGGFFQRYDLVVAGQQVPLFYGWDNLPSYVGYAPSAGELMVVMGGIGLTMTGFFIGERLFGKLFRQAGHH